In the genome of Chryseobacterium oryzae, one region contains:
- a CDS encoding sterol desaturase family protein yields MMDFFVGEDGLESVYAWSIPILAAVILAEMIYSHISEAKLYNGKDVATSIYLALMNFGLDLIMKVFAMGVMFFFYNHSLFTWKFTVWYWVFCFIATDFAYYVLHYVDHHSRAFWAVHITHHNSEYFNLTTGFRSPVLQPLYRYLYFSPLAFLGFNPWHIMVVYAIGQVYGTWIHTQAVKSLGVLEYILVTPSHHRVHHACNVKYLDKNMGMCLIIWDKIFGTFEKEDSNVPVKFGIYPKMPNNNPDTVLLYEWRKIWKDIKQPGLKISDRINYIFNSPGWKHDGTGKTVKQYQKEYLSRRNTK; encoded by the coding sequence ATGATGGATTTCTTTGTGGGAGAAGATGGTCTCGAAAGTGTTTATGCGTGGTCTATTCCTATTCTTGCTGCTGTAATTCTTGCTGAGATGATTTACAGCCATATCTCTGAAGCTAAATTATACAACGGAAAAGATGTTGCAACCAGTATTTATCTTGCACTGATGAATTTCGGTTTAGACTTGATAATGAAGGTTTTTGCGATGGGAGTAATGTTCTTTTTTTACAATCATAGTCTTTTTACGTGGAAATTTACTGTTTGGTATTGGGTTTTCTGTTTTATTGCTACAGATTTTGCATATTATGTTTTACATTATGTAGATCATCATTCAAGAGCTTTTTGGGCAGTTCATATTACACATCACAATTCAGAATATTTTAATCTTACGACGGGTTTCAGAAGTCCCGTTCTGCAGCCATTGTACCGATATCTGTATTTTTCTCCGCTGGCTTTTTTAGGTTTCAATCCTTGGCATATTATGGTGGTATATGCAATAGGGCAGGTTTACGGAACTTGGATTCATACTCAGGCTGTAAAAAGTCTGGGAGTGTTAGAATACATCTTGGTAACACCTTCTCATCACAGAGTACATCATGCCTGTAATGTGAAGTATCTCGACAAAAATATGGGGATGTGCCTTATTATTTGGGATAAAATATTCGGAACATTCGAAAAAGAAGATTCTAATGTGCCAGTAAAATTTGGGATTTATCCTAAAATGCCCAACAATAATCCGGATACAGTTCTCTTATATGAATGGCGTAAAATATGGAAAGATATTAAGCAGCCCGGATTAAAAATTTCAGACAGAATAAATTATATTTTCAATTCTCCCGGTTGGAAGCATGATGGAACCGGGAAAACAGTGAAACAATATCAAAAAGAATATCTGAGTAGAAGAAATACTAAATAG
- the rlmN gene encoding 23S rRNA (adenine(2503)-C(2))-methyltransferase RlmN encodes MKDIRTLSLDQLKDYFVSLGEKPFRAKQVYDWLWSKNLHSIDEMTNLSKQLRDKIAEEYIINPVSVDLLQKSRDGTIKNGVKLHDGLLVESVLIPTETRTTACVSSQVGCSLNCEFCATARLKRMRNLEVAEIVDQVALIDSQSKMYFDRPLSNIVFMGMGEPMMNYKNVVEAIRKITQPEGLGMSARRITVSTSGIPKMIKMLADEGLKVKLALSLHSAIETKRNEIMPFSDKFPLTEIMEALQYWYSKTGSVITFEYCVWKGINDTDEDIKALIKYCRQVPSKVNLIQYNPIGDGKYDQCNKQAEENYIRQLENAGIVCVVRKSRGGDIDAACGQLANKSAD; translated from the coding sequence ATGAAAGATATCCGAACTTTATCACTCGACCAACTCAAAGATTACTTTGTTTCTTTGGGAGAAAAACCTTTTCGTGCGAAACAGGTTTACGATTGGTTGTGGAGTAAAAATCTCCATTCGATTGATGAAATGACCAATCTTTCTAAACAGCTTCGGGACAAAATAGCCGAAGAATATATCATTAATCCTGTTTCTGTAGATTTGTTGCAGAAAAGTAGAGATGGAACCATTAAAAATGGAGTAAAACTTCATGACGGATTATTGGTAGAATCTGTTTTAATTCCTACCGAAACAAGAACTACGGCGTGCGTGTCTTCTCAGGTTGGATGCTCTCTAAACTGCGAATTCTGTGCTACTGCAAGGCTGAAGAGAATGCGAAATCTTGAAGTAGCAGAAATTGTAGATCAGGTTGCTTTAATCGACAGTCAGAGTAAAATGTATTTCGATAGACCTCTCTCCAATATTGTTTTTATGGGGATGGGAGAACCGATGATGAACTACAAAAATGTTGTTGAAGCTATTAGGAAAATTACCCAGCCGGAAGGATTGGGAATGTCGGCAAGAAGAATTACCGTTTCTACGTCCGGAATTCCTAAAATGATTAAAATGTTGGCGGATGAAGGATTGAAAGTAAAATTGGCACTTTCTCTCCATTCGGCAATAGAAACCAAACGGAATGAAATAATGCCTTTCTCGGATAAATTTCCGCTGACTGAGATTATGGAGGCTTTGCAATATTGGTATTCTAAAACTGGTTCTGTTATTACCTTTGAATATTGTGTCTGGAAAGGAATTAACGATACGGATGAAGATATTAAAGCACTCATTAAATATTGCAGACAGGTTCCTTCTAAGGTTAATTTAATTCAGTATAATCCTATAGGAGACGGAAAATACGATCAGTGTAATAAACAGGCAGAAGAAAACTATATCCGACAATTGGAAAATGCCGGTATTGTTTGCGTGGTAAGAAAAAGCCGCGGTGGAGATATAGATGCTGCTTGCGGACAATTGGCAAATAAATCTGCCGATTAA
- the queA gene encoding tRNA preQ1(34) S-adenosylmethionine ribosyltransferase-isomerase QueA, translating into MKTSDFNFDLPAELLAEHPSEHRDEARLMVLNRKTETIEHKLFKDVVDYFDEKDLFIFNNTKVFPARLYGNKEKTGAKIEVFLLRELDKETRVWDVLVDPARKIRIGNKLFFTEDESLVAEVIDNTTSRGRTLRFLFDGSYEEFRAKLKELGETPLPKYIKREVEPEDAERYQTIYAKIEGAVAAPTAGLHFSKHLMKRLEIKGVDFAEITLHVGLGTFNPIEVEDLSKHKMESEEVIIDEKNAEIINRAVQENRRVCAVGTTTMRAIETSVSSNKKISAFQGWTNKFIYPPHDFGIANSMITNFHTPKSTLIMMIAAFAGKDFIMHAYEEAVKEKYKFYSYGDAMLIL; encoded by the coding sequence ATGAAGACATCCGATTTTAATTTCGACCTTCCTGCCGAATTGCTGGCAGAACACCCTTCAGAGCACAGAGATGAAGCAAGACTCATGGTTCTTAACAGAAAAACTGAAACCATTGAGCATAAACTTTTTAAAGATGTAGTAGATTATTTCGACGAAAAAGATTTGTTTATTTTCAATAATACCAAAGTTTTCCCTGCACGTCTTTACGGAAATAAAGAAAAAACAGGTGCCAAAATTGAAGTTTTCTTATTAAGAGAACTAGACAAAGAAACTCGTGTTTGGGATGTTTTGGTAGATCCTGCAAGAAAAATAAGAATTGGGAACAAGTTATTCTTTACAGAAGATGAATCTTTGGTTGCTGAGGTTATCGATAATACCACTTCAAGAGGAAGAACTTTAAGATTTTTATTTGATGGTTCTTATGAAGAATTCAGAGCGAAGTTGAAGGAGTTGGGAGAAACTCCACTTCCGAAATATATCAAAAGAGAGGTTGAACCTGAAGATGCAGAAAGATACCAGACAATTTATGCTAAAATAGAAGGAGCTGTTGCGGCACCTACTGCAGGTCTGCATTTCTCTAAACATCTTATGAAAAGATTGGAAATTAAAGGGGTAGATTTTGCAGAAATTACGCTTCACGTAGGATTGGGAACTTTCAACCCAATTGAGGTAGAAGATCTTTCTAAGCATAAAATGGAGTCTGAAGAGGTTATTATTGATGAAAAAAATGCAGAAATCATCAATAGAGCAGTACAGGAAAACAGAAGAGTTTGTGCAGTAGGAACAACTACAATGAGAGCAATAGAAACTTCAGTTTCTTCTAATAAGAAAATATCTGCTTTTCAGGGTTGGACAAACAAATTTATCTATCCGCCCCACGATTTCGGAATTGCAAATTCTATGATTACCAATTTCCACACGCCAAAATCTACTTTAATTATGATGATTGCAGCGTTTGCAGGTAAAGATTTTATTATGCATGCGTATGAAGAGGCAGTTAAAGAAAAATATAAATTTTACTCTTATGGCGATGCCATGTTAATTTTATAA
- a CDS encoding AIM24 family protein, whose product MSKYSIESFVQETKENPLERDYFELEKPALLEINLNNQSVWTKAGSMVGYVGNINFERQGMLSGGLGNLLKKAISGEGSKLMKAEGTGKLYVADDGKKVRILHLNNETVCVNGNDVLAHEQSIKSDITMLKSIAGVMSGGLFQVKLSGTGHIAITTHGEPLTLLVTPDSPVFTDPNATVAWSGNLSPELKTSVSLKSLIGRGSGEEFQMKFSGNGWVLIQPYEEVYRIEK is encoded by the coding sequence ATGAGCAAATATTCAATTGAATCTTTTGTACAGGAAACAAAAGAGAACCCTTTAGAAAGAGATTATTTCGAACTGGAAAAACCAGCACTTTTAGAAATTAATTTGAACAATCAATCAGTTTGGACAAAAGCAGGAAGTATGGTGGGCTATGTTGGAAATATTAATTTTGAAAGACAGGGTATGCTTTCCGGCGGACTGGGGAATTTATTAAAAAAAGCAATCAGCGGTGAAGGTTCTAAGCTGATGAAAGCGGAAGGAACAGGTAAATTATATGTCGCCGATGATGGAAAGAAAGTAAGAATATTACATCTGAATAATGAGACTGTTTGTGTAAACGGAAATGATGTTTTGGCACACGAACAAAGTATAAAAAGTGATATTACAATGCTGAAAAGTATCGCTGGGGTTATGTCGGGCGGATTATTTCAGGTAAAACTTTCAGGAACGGGACATATTGCTATTACAACTCATGGAGAACCGTTAACATTATTGGTAACTCCAGACTCACCCGTTTTTACAGATCCAAATGCAACCGTTGCATGGTCTGGAAATTTAAGTCCGGAACTAAAAACAAGTGTTTCTTTAAAAAGTTTGATTGGAAGAGGAAGCGGAGAAGAGTTTCAGATGAAATTTTCGGGTAATGGTTGGGTATTGATACAACCGTATGAAGAAGTTTATAGGATTGAGAAGTAG
- a CDS encoding DNA-deoxyinosine glycosylase — MQNRISSFSPIINRNSKILILGSIPGVKSLEKQQYYGHPQNKFWRIIFQLFNEGFTEDYEERVAVLKKHRIALWDVIDSCERKGSLDSEIKNEEANQVEELLENYPNITAIFCNGGKSYKSLQKLLGKNFRIPIYLLPSTSPLHTISFKRKFEDWKKILDHL, encoded by the coding sequence ATGCAAAACAGAATATCTTCATTTTCACCTATTATTAATCGTAATTCTAAAATTTTAATATTAGGTTCTATTCCTGGAGTGAAATCTTTGGAAAAACAGCAATATTACGGTCATCCTCAAAATAAATTCTGGAGGATTATCTTTCAGCTTTTTAATGAAGGATTTACAGAAGATTATGAAGAAAGAGTAGCCGTTTTAAAAAAGCATAGAATTGCACTTTGGGATGTTATCGATTCTTGTGAAAGAAAAGGAAGCCTAGATTCAGAAATAAAAAATGAAGAAGCCAATCAAGTTGAAGAACTTTTAGAAAATTATCCCAACATTACAGCAATATTTTGCAATGGCGGCAAATCTTACAAAAGTTTACAGAAATTATTAGGTAAAAACTTTAGAATTCCGATTTACTTATTGCCATCGACAAGTCCGCTTCACACCATTTCTTTTAAAAGAAAATTTGAGGATTGGAAGAAAATATTGGATCATTTATAA
- a CDS encoding S9 family peptidase: MKLKHSLLALAAPLLMNAQQVMTPEILWTLKKVGVQAVSPDQSSLIYKIGQVDLKTEKTKNENYLLNVINNQSAKIDLGKKALIQWDKNGLYAQEGDKIYLSKDSGKTWTEFYTIDEADNIVISPDGKKIAFSKQVLVEKVMGKDKFTDTPKTTAQVYTDLNHRHWDYFNEGKYNHVFVVDAAANIDSAKDLLEGKMWDSPQRPFGGAEDFIFSPDSTQLLYVTKPKSGKDYSTSTNTDIFAYDLASGTTKNLTESNKGYDLNPKFSPDGKSLVWQSMERDGYEADKNDIKLMDWKSGKTSNLTKSWDESVSGDVFWSGDSKSIYFTAAYRGTKQLFSLNPKDSKIQQITKGDFDINEIFADQKTSLLVSKTDINHASEIYAVNLKNGALKQITDANKDVYAKLAQGKSELKMVKTSDGKEMGVWFHYPPNFDPNKKYPTLVYCQGGPQSALTQFFSTRWNFSLMAANGYIVVAPNRRGMPGWGTKWNEEISKDWGGQPMRDYLAATDFAKTLPYVDGDRVAAVGASYGGYSVFMLAGIHNNRFKTFIAHDGLFDMKSWYLTTEELWFANWDLGSPWEKPLPKAYTEFNPSNFVEKWNKPIMIIQGGIDYRVPYEQGQEAFQAAKLRGLKSKFLYFPNENHWVLHPQNGLVWQREFFDWLKETL; this comes from the coding sequence ATGAAATTGAAACACAGTCTGCTGGCTTTAGCAGCTCCTCTTCTCATGAATGCACAACAAGTAATGACGCCGGAAATTCTTTGGACATTAAAGAAAGTCGGAGTTCAGGCAGTTTCTCCGGATCAGTCGTCGCTAATTTACAAAATAGGACAGGTTGATCTTAAAACAGAAAAAACGAAAAATGAGAATTATCTGCTGAATGTAATAAATAATCAGTCTGCAAAAATAGATTTAGGTAAAAAAGCATTAATTCAGTGGGATAAAAACGGATTATATGCACAGGAAGGCGATAAAATTTACCTTTCTAAAGACAGCGGTAAAACTTGGACAGAATTTTATACCATCGACGAAGCAGATAATATCGTTATTTCTCCAGATGGGAAGAAAATAGCTTTCAGCAAGCAGGTTTTGGTTGAAAAAGTGATGGGTAAAGATAAATTTACGGATACGCCCAAAACTACAGCTCAGGTTTATACCGATCTCAATCACAGACATTGGGATTATTTTAATGAAGGCAAATACAATCATGTTTTTGTAGTAGATGCTGCGGCAAACATAGATTCTGCAAAGGATTTACTGGAAGGCAAAATGTGGGATTCGCCGCAGAGACCTTTTGGAGGTGCCGAAGATTTTATTTTCAGTCCAGATTCTACTCAGCTTTTATATGTTACGAAGCCGAAAAGCGGAAAAGATTATTCTACAAGTACCAATACCGACATTTTTGCTTACGATTTAGCTTCCGGAACAACAAAAAATTTAACAGAGTCGAATAAAGGGTATGATTTGAACCCTAAATTCAGTCCGGATGGTAAATCTCTTGTTTGGCAAAGTATGGAAAGAGATGGTTATGAAGCAGATAAAAATGATATTAAATTAATGGACTGGAAGTCCGGGAAAACTTCAAATCTTACAAAATCTTGGGACGAATCTGTTTCCGGAGATGTTTTTTGGAGCGGAGATTCTAAATCTATTTATTTTACAGCAGCTTATAGAGGAACCAAACAATTGTTTTCTTTAAATCCTAAAGATTCTAAAATTCAGCAGATTACAAAAGGTGATTTTGATATTAATGAGATTTTTGCAGATCAGAAAACTTCACTTTTAGTTTCCAAAACAGACATAAACCATGCCTCTGAAATCTATGCCGTTAATCTTAAAAACGGAGCATTAAAGCAGATAACCGATGCCAATAAAGATGTTTATGCAAAATTAGCTCAAGGAAAGTCTGAACTGAAAATGGTGAAAACTTCAGACGGAAAAGAAATGGGAGTGTGGTTTCATTATCCACCAAATTTTGACCCGAATAAAAAATATCCTACTTTAGTGTATTGCCAAGGTGGTCCTCAATCTGCGTTGACACAATTTTTCAGCACACGATGGAATTTTTCTTTAATGGCTGCGAATGGATATATTGTAGTAGCTCCAAACAGAAGAGGAATGCCGGGTTGGGGAACAAAATGGAACGAAGAAATCTCCAAAGATTGGGGCGGACAACCAATGAGGGATTATTTGGCAGCGACAGATTTTGCTAAAACTTTACCTTATGTAGATGGCGATAGAGTGGCGGCTGTTGGTGCAAGTTATGGTGGATATAGTGTTTTTATGTTGGCGGGAATTCACAATAACAGATTCAAGACATTTATTGCCCACGACGGATTGTTTGATATGAAATCCTGGTATTTAACAACTGAAGAATTATGGTTTGCCAATTGGGATCTTGGTTCACCATGGGAAAAACCACTTCCTAAAGCATATACAGAATTTAACCCAAGTAATTTTGTAGAAAAATGGAATAAACCGATTATGATTATACAGGGCGGAATTGATTACAGAGTTCCTTACGAACAAGGTCAGGAAGCGTTTCAGGCAGCTAAGTTAAGAGGATTAAAGTCTAAATTTCTGTATTTCCCGAACGAAAATCACTGGGTGCTTCATCCGCAAAATGGTTTGGTTTGGCAAAGAGAGTTTTTCGATTGGCTGAAAGAAACTTTGTAA
- a CDS encoding protein-L-isoaspartate(D-aspartate) O-methyltransferase — MVDSFVHKGKRKNLVEYLRQKIGISDERVLAAMNTVPRHLFIESIFEDFAYEDRAFPILAHQTISHPSTVAEQSELLQIKSGEKVLEIGTGCGYQTAVLIAMEALVYTVERQKDLFDFSKIKLREMNFYPKFQSFGDGFAGLPTFAPFDKIIVTCGASVLPTELLKQLKVGGKMVIPLGPTDEQVLYRFTKISPTEIQKEEFGAYKFVPMLNNTNQ, encoded by the coding sequence ATGGTAGATTCGTTTGTACATAAGGGAAAAAGGAAGAATTTGGTAGAATATCTCAGACAGAAAATTGGGATTTCGGATGAACGTGTTCTTGCAGCGATGAATACCGTTCCCAGACATCTTTTTATTGAAAGTATATTTGAAGATTTTGCCTATGAAGACCGGGCTTTTCCCATATTGGCACATCAAACCATATCTCATCCTTCAACAGTTGCAGAGCAGTCTGAACTTTTGCAGATAAAATCTGGCGAAAAAGTTTTGGAAATTGGTACCGGCTGTGGTTACCAAACTGCTGTATTAATTGCAATGGAAGCTTTGGTTTACACGGTAGAAAGGCAGAAAGATTTATTCGATTTTTCTAAAATAAAACTTCGTGAGATGAATTTTTATCCGAAATTTCAAAGTTTTGGAGACGGTTTTGCGGGGTTGCCTACTTTTGCCCCATTCGATAAAATTATAGTTACATGTGGTGCATCTGTGTTGCCTACAGAATTATTAAAACAACTGAAAGTAGGAGGGAAAATGGTAATTCCACTCGGTCCTACAGACGAACAGGTATTATACAGATTTACCAAAATTTCGCCTACCGAAATTCAGAAAGAAGAATTCGGAGCTTACAAATTTGTACCGATGCTGAATAATACCAATCAGTAA
- a CDS encoding Gfo/Idh/MocA family protein, translated as MLKAGLVGAGHLGKIHLKLLNESSEYQLVGFHDKDAENGKKLEAELGYTYFENFDDLLNEIEMLDIVTPTIYHYDYALKAIEKGLHFFIEKPVTHTLEQAEEIVALCKKNGIKAQVGHVERYNPAFIGAKAYIQNPMFIEIHRLAEFNPRGTDVSVVLDLMIHDLDILLSVVKSPVKNIHASGVCVVSKTPDIANARIEFENGCVANLTTSRISMKAMRKSRFFQKDAYISVDFLEKKSEVIRMKEAPENPTPFDMIIENSEGEKNQILFEYPNIQPNNAILDELNSFAKAITENKNVEVSLEDGTEALKVALEIMKLIS; from the coding sequence ATGTTAAAAGCAGGTTTGGTAGGTGCCGGACATTTGGGTAAAATACATTTAAAACTTTTAAACGAGTCTTCAGAATATCAACTGGTTGGGTTTCATGATAAAGATGCAGAAAACGGAAAAAAACTGGAAGCTGAACTTGGATATACTTATTTTGAAAATTTTGATGATCTTCTGAATGAAATCGAAATGCTGGATATCGTTACACCGACAATCTACCATTATGATTATGCTCTTAAAGCGATTGAAAAAGGTCTTCATTTCTTTATTGAAAAACCGGTTACACATACTCTTGAACAGGCAGAAGAAATTGTTGCATTGTGTAAAAAAAACGGTATAAAAGCTCAGGTTGGGCACGTAGAAAGGTACAATCCGGCATTTATTGGAGCTAAAGCTTACATTCAAAATCCTATGTTTATTGAAATTCACCGTTTGGCGGAATTCAATCCTCGCGGAACAGATGTTTCCGTAGTTTTAGACCTGATGATCCACGATCTGGATATTTTACTGAGTGTGGTAAAATCACCGGTAAAAAACATCCACGCAAGTGGTGTTTGTGTAGTAAGCAAAACTCCCGATATAGCCAATGCCAGAATTGAGTTTGAAAACGGATGTGTTGCCAATCTTACGACTTCCAGAATTTCTATGAAAGCCATGAGAAAAAGCCGTTTTTTCCAAAAAGACGCTTATATTTCTGTTGATTTTTTAGAGAAAAAATCTGAAGTTATCCGAATGAAAGAAGCACCTGAGAATCCTACTCCGTTCGATATGATTATTGAAAATTCTGAAGGTGAAAAAAATCAGATTTTATTTGAATATCCTAATATTCAGCCCAATAATGCGATTCTGGATGAGCTTAATTCTTTTGCCAAAGCGATTACCGAAAACAAAAATGTAGAAGTTTCTTTGGAAGACGGTACAGAAGCTCTTAAAGTTGCCCTAGAAATTATGAAACTGATTAGCTAA
- the tpiA gene encoding triose-phosphate isomerase: protein MRRKIVAGNWKMNKNVIEAQQLMIQLLGYKNENKTNCEVWIAPPSLYLMMAKDIFEKDEIGVFSQDMSEYESGAYTGEISANMLESIDVSGSLIGHSERRQYHGETDESCNKKVKLALDKGLIPVYCNGETLDQRKAEQHLDVVKNQTETALFTLSAEEIKKVVIAYEPVWAIGTGETATPEQAQEIHAHIRNTIAEKYGKEVAEEISILYGGSVKPDNAKEIFSQPDIDGGLIGGAALKLEDFSKIIEAFN from the coding sequence ATGAGAAGAAAAATAGTTGCAGGAAACTGGAAAATGAATAAAAACGTAATTGAAGCTCAACAGTTGATGATACAGCTGCTTGGTTACAAAAACGAAAACAAAACCAACTGTGAAGTATGGATCGCACCGCCTTCATTATATCTTATGATGGCAAAAGATATTTTTGAAAAAGACGAAATCGGAGTTTTTTCTCAGGATATGAGCGAATACGAAAGTGGTGCATATACAGGAGAAATTTCTGCGAATATGTTGGAGTCTATTGATGTAAGCGGATCTTTAATCGGGCATTCTGAAAGAAGACAATATCATGGCGAAACAGACGAAAGCTGCAATAAAAAAGTAAAATTAGCTTTAGATAAAGGTTTAATTCCTGTTTACTGTAACGGAGAAACTTTAGACCAAAGAAAAGCAGAGCAACATTTGGATGTGGTAAAAAACCAGACAGAAACTGCTCTTTTTACGCTTTCGGCTGAAGAAATTAAAAAAGTAGTTATTGCTTACGAACCGGTTTGGGCAATCGGAACCGGAGAAACGGCGACACCAGAACAGGCACAGGAAATCCATGCACACATCAGAAATACAATTGCCGAAAAATATGGTAAAGAAGTAGCTGAAGAAATTTCTATTTTGTATGGAGGTTCTGTAAAACCAGATAATGCAAAAGAAATTTTTTCTCAGCCGGATATAGACGGAGGTCTTATTGGAGGTGCTGCTTTAAAATTAGAAGATTTTTCTAAGATTATAGAAGCTTTTAATTAA
- a CDS encoding tellurite resistance TerB family protein, whose product MHKSNKPIAGYHLLMILSSIDGEFAPEEGMLIQQYLADEFPFKMNLDNELETIALLQPEEWKDHFEFHARCFLEDSTEKERIKFAEFAKSLIKADEVVTDEEHTFYKLLKNLWKLN is encoded by the coding sequence ATGCATAAATCTAATAAACCTATTGCGGGATATCATTTGCTGATGATTCTTTCATCGATAGACGGAGAATTTGCTCCGGAAGAAGGAATGCTCATTCAGCAGTATCTTGCAGACGAATTTCCGTTCAAAATGAATTTAGATAACGAGTTAGAAACCATTGCTTTGCTACAGCCAGAAGAATGGAAAGATCATTTTGAATTTCATGCACGTTGTTTTTTAGAAGATTCTACCGAAAAAGAACGTATAAAATTTGCAGAATTTGCAAAGTCTTTAATAAAAGCAGATGAGGTGGTAACAGATGAAGAACATACTTTTTACAAATTGCTGAAAAATCTTTGGAAACTGAACTAA
- a CDS encoding BT_3928 family protein, producing MIKSLLRFVIAVIFILSGFVKAVDLVGFSFKMEEYFSPSVFNMPFLEKFALIFSVIVVVLELLLGVMLLLKFKLKFTISALIALCIFFGFLTFYSAYYNVVTDCGCFGDAIKFTPWQSFIKDIVLLAGLIILFVLYKKEFCSKDDPYIYSEKPKSNKLKSAFFGVFVGLMIFVMAQGIINEPIIDFRDYKIGTDLKAEKEKINKNPSEYKTFYSLKNTKTGEVIRINQDDYVKESKYWEEGTPWKTEEGKNESVLVKEGYKSEISKFKIEDPTGQDVTAEVINAPKAVLVFSYHPKEVSKELLAKIENKVKTQNATVIYGVSTMPNTFKTIKNAMMDGTAIKTIARSNPFVLIIENGKITDKQTAKNFVEE from the coding sequence ATGATTAAAAGTTTACTACGATTCGTTATTGCAGTTATCTTTATCCTTTCCGGCTTCGTAAAAGCGGTCGATTTGGTAGGGTTTTCTTTCAAAATGGAAGAGTATTTTTCTCCGAGCGTTTTCAATATGCCGTTTTTGGAAAAATTTGCTTTAATATTTTCTGTAATTGTAGTGGTTTTAGAACTTCTTTTAGGTGTAATGCTGCTTTTAAAATTCAAGCTGAAGTTCACAATTTCTGCACTCATTGCATTGTGTATTTTCTTCGGATTCCTTACGTTTTATTCGGCTTATTATAACGTTGTTACAGATTGCGGATGTTTTGGTGATGCTATAAAATTTACACCTTGGCAAAGCTTTATTAAAGATATTGTTCTTTTAGCAGGGCTTATTATTTTATTCGTTCTCTACAAAAAAGAATTTTGCAGTAAAGACGATCCTTACATCTACAGTGAGAAACCTAAAAGCAACAAATTGAAGTCTGCATTTTTCGGAGTTTTTGTTGGATTGATGATTTTTGTAATGGCTCAAGGTATTATCAATGAACCGATTATTGATTTCAGAGATTATAAAATCGGAACAGATTTGAAGGCAGAAAAAGAAAAGATAAACAAGAATCCGTCAGAATACAAAACTTTTTATTCTTTAAAAAACACAAAAACGGGCGAGGTAATCCGTATTAATCAGGACGATTATGTGAAGGAATCTAAATATTGGGAAGAAGGAACCCCGTGGAAAACAGAAGAAGGTAAAAATGAATCTGTACTCGTAAAAGAAGGCTATAAATCTGAAATTTCTAAATTTAAAATTGAAGATCCAACCGGTCAGGACGTAACAGCAGAAGTTATTAATGCTCCCAAAGCGGTTCTGGTATTTTCTTATCATCCAAAAGAAGTTTCTAAAGAGCTTTTAGCTAAAATAGAAAATAAGGTAAAAACACAAAATGCTACTGTTATTTATGGCGTTTCTACAATGCCTAATACATTTAAAACAATTAAGAATGCAATGATGGACGGTACAGCTATTAAAACCATTGCGAGAAGTAATCCCTTTGTTTTGATTATCGAAAATGGTAAAATTACAGATAAACAGACGGCTAAAAATTTTGTTGAAGAATAA
- a CDS encoding DUF1599 domain-containing protein, with protein MNKTSEQFGNVISECRDLFSKKLQDYGAAWRVLRPSSITDQIYIKVNRIRTLQMTDVKMIDESEEGEFVAIVNYSIIGLIQLEKGLSDDFNENKEEILKLYDDYASKAHALMEKKNHDYGEAWRDMRISSITDLIYQKVLRTKQIEDNQGKTLVSEGLDANYFDMLNYAVFCLIKFSEQNHQKQL; from the coding sequence ATGAACAAAACTTCAGAGCAGTTTGGTAATGTCATCTCAGAATGTAGGGATTTATTCAGTAAAAAACTGCAGGATTATGGTGCTGCGTGGCGGGTTTTACGTCCAAGTTCAATTACCGATCAGATTTATATTAAAGTTAACAGAATCCGTACTTTACAGATGACGGATGTTAAAATGATCGACGAAAGCGAAGAAGGAGAATTTGTGGCTATCGTTAATTATTCAATTATTGGTTTAATTCAGTTAGAAAAAGGTCTTTCCGATGATTTTAATGAAAATAAAGAAGAAATCTTAAAGCTTTACGACGATTATGCTTCTAAAGCACACGCTTTAATGGAAAAGAAAAACCACGATTATGGTGAAGCCTGGAGAGATATGAGAATTTCTTCTATTACCGATTTAATTTATCAAAAAGTTTTAAGAACCAAACAGATAGAAGATAACCAAGGTAAAACACTCGTTTCGGAAGGTTTGGATGCCAATTATTTTGATATGCTGAATTATGCCGTGTTCTGTTTAATTAAATTTTCCGAGCAAAATCATCAAAAACAACTTTAA